Proteins encoded by one window of Rhodamnia argentea isolate NSW1041297 chromosome 6, ASM2092103v1, whole genome shotgun sequence:
- the LOC115744336 gene encoding isoaspartyl peptidase/L-asparaginase 1, translated as MGWAIALHGGAGDISLSLPPERRLPREACLRHCLQLGVDALKSKKSPLDVVELVVRELENNPHFNAGRGSVLTSNGTVEMEACIMDGNTMKCGAVSGLTTVVNAISLARLVMERTPHIYLGFDGAEAFAREHGVETLDASHFVTPENIERLKQAKEANRVQIDYTQPMQKNGKDTATANGDSQIGTVGCVAVDNDGNLAAATSTGGLVNKMVGRIGDTPIIGAGTYANSLCAVSATGTGEAIIRGTVARDVAALMEFKGLSLEEAAACIVKERVPKGNVGLVAVSATGEVTMPFNTTGMFRACATEDGHSEIAIWPSMKD; from the exons aTGGGGTGGGCGATAGCACTGCACGGAGGAGCAGGGGACATCTCGCTGTCTCTGCCGCCTGAGCGCCGCCTCCCGAGGGAGGCCTGCCTCCGCCACTGCCTCCAGCTCGGCGTCGACGCTCTGAAGTCCAAGAAATCTCCCCTGGACGTTGTCGAGCTCGTG GTCCGTGAGTTGGAAAACAACCCTCACTTCAATGCGGGCAGAGGGTCGGTCTTAACCAGCAATGGCACTGTTGAAATGGAGGCTTGCATCATGGATGGAAACACAATGAAATGTGGAGCTGTTTCTGGGCTCACCACTGTTGTCAACGCCATATCTTTGGCACGACTAGTCATGGAACGAACTCCTCATATATACCTGGGATTTGATGGGGCAGAAGCATTTGCCAGGGAACAT GGGGTAGAAACTCTTGATGCTTCTCATTTCGTCACTCCAGAGAACATTGAAAGGCTAAAACAGGCCAAAGAAGCAAACAGAGTGCAG ATTGATTATACGCAACCCATGCAAAAGAATGGGAAGGACACTGCCACTGCCAATGGCGACAGCCAAATTGGTACTGTGGGATGCGTCGCTGTAGATAATGATGGAAATTTAGCTGCGGCAACTTCTACTGGAGGTTTAGTCAACAAGATGGTTGGAAGGATAGGAGACACGCCCATCATAGGGGCGGGGACGTATGCCAACAGTCTATGTGCAGTATCAGCTACGGGCACAGGTGAAGCTATAATTCGTGGAACTGTCGCGAGGGATGTGGCCGCACTCATGGAGTTCAAAGGACTCTCCCTGGAAGAAGCGGCCGCCTGCATTGTGAAAGAGAGGGTTCCGAAGGGGAATGTTGGCCTCGTCGCTGTTTCTGCAACGGGAGAAGTCACCATGCCTTTTAATACGACTGGGATGTTCCGAGCATGTGCTACCGAGGATGGGCACTCGGAAATTGCAATATGGCCTTCAATGAAAGATTGA